The proteins below come from a single Chryseobacterium capnotolerans genomic window:
- a CDS encoding alpha/beta hydrolase-fold protein: protein MPHIEHTDYYSNILGTSLKVEVTGHYGHPIIMFPTSQGQYTQNHDFHLNGSINWFVEQGKVKLYNIQTIDAWSFYDEKISPQQRIKNYERYVQFLILEFVPYIQKLHKTHRVAVAGASFGGYHAANFAFRFPDVVSHLFCLSGAFSIRNFMNGYSDDLVYFNCPREFVRNDDSWKYQHMHIVLSTSDQDICKDKNIEMAEILRIKGIDFWYDERKWIGHDWPLWRMVFPTFIGAYFS, encoded by the coding sequence ATGCCTCATATAGAACATACAGATTATTATTCCAACATATTGGGAACAAGCCTTAAGGTAGAAGTGACCGGACATTATGGCCATCCTATCATTATGTTTCCCACCTCCCAAGGACAATATACCCAAAACCATGATTTTCATCTTAACGGAAGCATCAATTGGTTTGTAGAACAGGGAAAAGTAAAGCTTTATAATATTCAGACTATTGACGCCTGGAGTTTTTATGATGAAAAAATATCTCCACAGCAAAGAATCAAAAACTATGAACGCTATGTGCAGTTTTTGATTCTGGAATTTGTTCCGTATATCCAAAAACTTCATAAAACTCATCGTGTAGCAGTGGCCGGAGCCAGTTTCGGAGGGTATCATGCAGCCAACTTTGCCTTCAGGTTTCCAGATGTAGTTTCTCATTTATTTTGTCTCTCGGGAGCCTTCAGCATAAGAAACTTCATGAATGGCTACTCAGACGACCTTGTATATTTCAACTGTCCAAGGGAATTTGTAAGAAATGATGACTCCTGGAAATACCAACATATGCATATTGTCTTGAGTACTTCCGACCAGGATATCTGTAAAGACAAGAATATTGAAATGGCTGAAATTTTAAGGATAAAAGGAATTGATTTCTGGTATGATGAAAGAAAATGGATTGGCCATGACTGGCCATTGTGGAGAATGGTTTTTCCAACTTTTATAGGAGCTTATTTTTCTTAA
- a CDS encoding ATP-grasp domain-containing protein, which yields MEEKIIVCISCYYKGYDFMDEMKRLGNKIILVTSENLKEKNWPWHAIDEVFYMPEIKPSVWNLEHLIQGFSHLMKTRKVDAVVALDDYDVEKAALIRETFRIPGMGQTTHRYFRDKLAMRQKAKDSGISVPEFTAVFNDDTVNEFVDKVPAPWVLKPRSEASASGIKKITTKEQLHEALDILGEERHLFLLESFKPGNVYHVDSLTFNKEIVFTSASKYLAPPMQVSHEGGVFRSKTLGRYSDEFKALEEINSRVLSNFGLVNGATHTEFIRGKEDGKWYFLETSSRVGGAHIPDLVEASSNINIWREWAKIEDALLRDKNYNISPPTGYYAGLIVALIKDKEPDYSKFECEEVVKFLPIDYHVGIVYKSSEASVIEERLDSATEKINAEMLNILPPKSSKLMS from the coding sequence ATGGAGGAGAAAATTATAGTATGTATTTCGTGCTATTACAAGGGCTATGACTTCATGGATGAAATGAAGAGGCTCGGTAATAAAATCATCTTAGTAACATCAGAGAATCTTAAAGAAAAAAACTGGCCCTGGCATGCCATTGATGAGGTATTTTACATGCCTGAAATCAAACCGTCTGTATGGAACCTGGAACATCTGATCCAGGGATTTTCACACCTGATGAAAACCAGGAAAGTAGACGCTGTAGTTGCTCTTGATGACTACGACGTGGAAAAGGCTGCCCTGATCCGGGAAACTTTCCGTATTCCGGGAATGGGACAGACTACCCACCGTTATTTCAGAGATAAATTAGCCATGCGCCAGAAGGCAAAAGATTCAGGTATTAGTGTTCCTGAATTTACAGCTGTTTTCAATGATGATACAGTGAATGAATTTGTAGACAAAGTTCCTGCTCCCTGGGTACTGAAACCCCGTTCAGAGGCTTCAGCATCAGGAATCAAAAAGATCACTACCAAAGAACAGCTTCACGAAGCCTTGGACATATTGGGTGAGGAACGCCATCTTTTCCTTCTGGAAAGCTTTAAACCGGGAAATGTCTATCATGTAGACAGCCTAACCTTTAATAAGGAAATTGTATTTACTTCTGCATCAAAATATCTCGCCCCACCTATGCAGGTTTCCCATGAAGGAGGTGTTTTCAGATCTAAAACTTTAGGAAGATACTCTGATGAATTCAAAGCATTGGAAGAAATCAATTCCAGGGTACTTTCCAACTTTGGGCTTGTTAATGGAGCTACTCATACCGAGTTTATCCGTGGAAAGGAAGATGGAAAATGGTATTTCCTGGAAACCTCTTCAAGAGTGGGCGGCGCTCACATTCCCGATTTAGTAGAAGCTTCAAGCAATATCAATATCTGGAGAGAATGGGCTAAAATTGAAGACGCTCTTTTAAGAGATAAAAATTATAACATTTCTCCTCCTACAGGGTATTATGCAGGACTTATTGTTGCCCTTATCAAGGATAAAGAACCGGATTACAGCAAATTTGAATGTGAGGAAGTGGTAAAATTCCTTCCTATCGATTATCATGTTGGCATTGTTTACAAATCCAGTGAAGCATCTGTTATAGAAGAAAGGCTGGACAGTGCTACAGAAAAGATTAATGCAGAAATGCTTAATATCCTTCCGCCAAAAAGCAGTAAGCTAATGTCATAA
- a CDS encoding M17 family metallopeptidase has protein sequence MQPVSTLLLADFLNEKQFEEFVKGLLIGTYNYPFEKNHPFWSARFELHFENLSQKKLDHIELKAEALSNGQIACQEWMNKPANLKKTETFSLYLKNLAKKYELKYTVFNRKKCEELGLGAYLAVNQASAHDAAFTILEYKTTVKNAKTFGLVGKCVLFDTGGISLKPFTNMHYMKSDMGGATAVLGTLIYAAEMELPVNIIAVLPITDNAISEKALLPSDVITAYNGKTIEVMDTDAEGRLILADGLSYLAKNYKTDFLIDLATLTGSSVRMFGDTCGALFSNNEELKNLLIKTGDHTNQRLWNLPLWDIWKDDIQSDVADLKNMSLKPVGDCIIAAKFLEQFTENHPKWAHLDIAGVAFGSVGYAKEKAATGYGVQLLTDLIENYH, from the coding sequence TTGCAGCCGGTTTCTACTTTGCTATTAGCCGACTTCCTTAATGAAAAGCAGTTTGAAGAGTTTGTAAAAGGACTGCTCATAGGAACCTACAATTATCCTTTCGAAAAAAATCATCCTTTCTGGAGTGCCAGATTTGAGCTTCATTTTGAGAATTTAAGCCAGAAAAAATTAGACCATATTGAACTGAAAGCCGAAGCATTAAGTAACGGACAGATTGCCTGCCAGGAATGGATGAATAAACCGGCTAACTTAAAAAAGACTGAAACGTTCAGTCTATACCTTAAAAATCTGGCCAAAAAATACGAATTAAAATACACGGTGTTCAATCGTAAAAAATGTGAAGAACTTGGTCTTGGAGCCTACCTTGCCGTCAACCAAGCAAGCGCTCATGATGCCGCCTTCACCATTTTAGAATACAAAACCACAGTTAAAAATGCCAAAACATTCGGATTGGTTGGAAAATGTGTGTTATTTGATACAGGAGGAATTTCATTGAAGCCTTTTACCAATATGCATTATATGAAATCTGATATGGGTGGGGCAACAGCTGTTTTAGGAACTTTAATCTATGCGGCAGAAATGGAACTGCCAGTGAATATCATCGCAGTGCTTCCAATTACCGACAATGCCATTTCTGAAAAAGCGCTGCTTCCTAGTGATGTCATTACAGCGTACAATGGTAAAACTATTGAAGTTATGGATACGGATGCAGAAGGCAGACTCATCCTTGCCGACGGACTTTCTTATTTGGCTAAAAACTACAAAACAGATTTCCTTATTGACCTGGCTACTTTAACGGGAAGCTCTGTAAGAATGTTTGGGGATACTTGTGGGGCTTTATTTTCCAATAATGAAGAGTTAAAAAACCTTTTGATAAAAACAGGAGATCACACCAATCAAAGACTATGGAATTTACCTTTATGGGATATATGGAAAGATGATATACAATCTGATGTAGCCGACTTAAAAAACATGTCCCTAAAGCCTGTTGGAGATTGTATTATCGCTGCTAAATTTCTAGAGCAATTTACTGAAAACCACCCTAAATGGGCACATTTGGACATTGCTGGCGTAGCCTTCGGAAGTGTGGGATATGCTAAAGAAAAAGCGGCGACCGGGTATGGGGTTCAATTGCTCACGGATTTAATCGAAAATTATCACTAA
- a CDS encoding alpha/beta hydrolase-fold protein, with amino-acid sequence MMRFELYTDEKDDRPVFITGNFNNWNPKDYNYQLKQLDSRHYFIEIENDKLADEIEYKFTKGGWENVELDKYGNITPNRKIKKLLQKASDTIEKWRLNWGPFKEEFFPTAEVISEKFYIPQLDRYRKIWAVLPYDYHTSDKSYPVLYLQDAQNLFNEGSGFGNWEIDKKLSILAEYGRGDVIIIAIEHGSEDRIKEYIFDNDNVANGSEGKKYIRFITDTLKPYVDENYRTKKDRDNTGIGGSSLGALISIYSGFLYPEVYSKLLIFSPSLWVEPNNNFPMMNFRVPFKTKIYLYGGGQEGSKMVKRIHIFEEYLKRWEKKNLFDFEFRTSINPDGTHSEFYWSQEFPRAIEWLFYDNTENPVEVKPQQQSVKN; translated from the coding sequence ATGATGAGGTTTGAACTTTATACTGATGAAAAAGATGACAGGCCGGTATTTATCACCGGGAATTTCAACAATTGGAATCCAAAAGATTATAATTATCAGCTCAAACAATTAGATTCGCGGCATTATTTCATAGAAATTGAAAATGACAAACTTGCCGATGAGATTGAGTACAAATTCACCAAAGGAGGCTGGGAAAATGTAGAACTGGATAAATATGGAAATATCACTCCTAACCGAAAAATAAAAAAATTACTACAGAAAGCATCTGATACTATAGAAAAATGGAGGTTAAACTGGGGACCCTTCAAAGAAGAGTTCTTCCCTACTGCTGAGGTAATTTCTGAAAAATTCTACATTCCACAACTGGATCGTTACCGTAAAATATGGGCAGTACTTCCTTATGACTACCATACTTCAGATAAAAGCTATCCTGTTTTATATCTTCAGGATGCTCAAAATCTTTTTAACGAAGGAAGCGGTTTCGGAAACTGGGAAATTGATAAAAAGCTCTCCATCCTTGCAGAATACGGACGTGGTGACGTTATCATCATTGCCATAGAACATGGAAGCGAAGACCGGATCAAAGAATATATCTTTGATAACGACAATGTAGCCAATGGCTCTGAAGGAAAAAAATACATTCGCTTTATCACCGATACTTTAAAACCTTATGTAGATGAAAATTATCGCACAAAAAAAGACCGAGACAACACAGGAATCGGAGGCAGTTCGCTGGGTGCATTGATCAGTATCTACAGTGGCTTTCTTTATCCTGAAGTCTATTCCAAATTATTGATCTTCTCACCCTCTCTGTGGGTAGAACCGAACAATAACTTTCCGATGATGAACTTCCGGGTTCCATTTAAAACAAAAATATATTTATATGGTGGCGGGCAGGAAGGCTCCAAAATGGTAAAAAGAATTCATATTTTCGAAGAATACCTGAAAAGATGGGAAAAAAAGAATCTTTTCGACTTTGAATTCAGAACCAGCATCAATCCTGACGGGACTCACAGCGAATTTTACTGGTCACAGGAATTCCCAAGAGCTATTGAATGGCTATTCTATGACAATACCGAAAACCCTGTAGAAGTTAAACCACAACAACAAAGCGTTAAGAACTAA
- the glgB gene encoding 1,4-alpha-glucan branching protein GlgB: protein MNSVKTYTLFTDHDVYLFKEGRHYKLYGKFGAHSVEKDGIKGVYFSVWAPNAKKVSVIGDFNNWNHKDHILFPRWDESGIWEGFVEELPWGTLYKYAVETAGGEILEKSDPYALSWEQNIQAASLVSTTWYEWNDKDWMDGRWEKNNLDAPISVYELHLGSWVREGDSPDRFLNYRDIAEKLVPYIKEMEFTHVEFMPVMEYPYDPSWGYQITGFYAATSRFGSPQDLMFLIDELHQNNIGVILDWVPSHFPGDANGLYRFDGSHLYEHEDERRGFHPDWKSHIFNYGKNEVKSFLISNAMFWLDRYHADGLRVDAVTSMLHLDYSRNEGEWEPNIYGGNVNLEAKAFLQEFNTAVYKEFGNSIMTIAEESSDFPMLTKPVHDGGVGFGMKWMMGWMHDTLDYFKEDFVNRKFHHHKLTFASMYMYNENYMMPLSHDEVVHGKASLIYKMKGDEWQKFANLRTLYVYMYTHPGAKLLFMGDEFGQTSEWNFTRSLDWHLLKYPVHKGLQDLVKHLNHLYRSESALYENQFDKNGFEWIEADDLENSVYVYLRKGKRRDDILMTILNLAPKVLDYSIKIPNGTHWDIIFNSDDEEYSGSGVVSEVLEEKYEDGTERQKFMTIKLPPLAGIILRQHKDKKYKLHRIKHKR, encoded by the coding sequence ATGAATTCTGTTAAAACCTATACGCTTTTCACCGATCATGATGTGTATCTTTTCAAAGAAGGTAGACATTATAAGCTGTATGGTAAATTTGGAGCACATTCTGTAGAGAAGGATGGTATAAAAGGGGTTTATTTCTCAGTTTGGGCCCCTAATGCAAAGAAAGTATCTGTGATAGGAGATTTTAATAATTGGAATCATAAGGATCATATTTTGTTTCCAAGATGGGATGAATCCGGTATCTGGGAAGGATTTGTCGAAGAATTGCCTTGGGGTACTTTGTATAAATATGCTGTTGAAACAGCAGGAGGAGAGATCCTGGAAAAAAGTGATCCTTATGCTTTAAGCTGGGAACAAAATATTCAGGCAGCTTCATTAGTCTCCACAACCTGGTATGAATGGAATGATAAAGACTGGATGGATGGACGCTGGGAAAAAAACAACCTGGATGCACCAATATCTGTTTATGAATTACATTTAGGCTCATGGGTAAGAGAAGGCGATAGTCCTGACCGATTTTTGAACTACCGTGATATCGCTGAAAAGCTGGTTCCTTATATAAAAGAAATGGAGTTCACCCACGTAGAATTTATGCCTGTTATGGAATACCCCTATGATCCAAGCTGGGGATATCAGATCACAGGATTTTATGCGGCGACGTCACGTTTCGGGTCACCACAGGATCTGATGTTTCTGATTGATGAACTGCATCAGAATAATATAGGTGTTATCCTGGATTGGGTGCCTTCGCATTTTCCGGGAGATGCCAATGGGCTTTATCGTTTTGATGGTTCCCATTTATATGAACATGAGGACGAAAGAAGGGGTTTTCACCCGGACTGGAAATCACATATTTTCAATTATGGAAAAAATGAAGTGAAGTCTTTCCTGATTTCCAATGCGATGTTTTGGCTGGATCGTTATCATGCAGATGGACTTCGTGTAGATGCGGTAACGTCAATGCTTCATCTGGATTATTCAAGAAATGAAGGGGAATGGGAACCTAATATATATGGTGGAAATGTAAATCTTGAAGCCAAAGCTTTTCTGCAGGAGTTTAATACTGCTGTTTACAAAGAATTCGGGAATAGTATTATGACCATTGCTGAAGAAAGTTCAGATTTCCCAATGCTTACCAAACCCGTTCATGATGGCGGCGTAGGCTTTGGAATGAAATGGATGATGGGCTGGATGCATGATACATTGGACTATTTCAAAGAAGACTTTGTCAACAGGAAGTTTCATCATCATAAACTTACGTTTGCTTCCATGTATATGTATAATGAAAATTATATGATGCCTTTGTCACACGATGAAGTGGTACATGGAAAAGCAAGTCTGATCTATAAAATGAAAGGTGATGAGTGGCAGAAATTTGCCAATCTTCGTACCTTGTATGTTTATATGTATACCCATCCGGGAGCCAAGCTGCTTTTTATGGGTGATGAATTTGGGCAAACCAGCGAATGGAACTTTACCCGAAGCCTGGATTGGCATCTGCTGAAATATCCTGTTCATAAAGGATTGCAGGATTTAGTAAAGCATCTTAATCATTTATACCGATCAGAATCTGCACTCTATGAAAATCAGTTTGATAAAAATGGTTTTGAATGGATAGAGGCGGATGATCTGGAAAACTCAGTGTACGTTTATCTCAGAAAAGGAAAAAGAAGAGATGATATTTTGATGACTATATTAAATCTGGCTCCAAAAGTATTGGATTACAGTATAAAGATTCCAAACGGAACTCATTGGGATATTATTTTTAATTCTGATGATGAAGAATACAGTGGAAGCGGAGTCGTATCTGAGGTGTTGGAAGAGAAATATGAAGATGGAACGGAGCGTCAAAAATTTATGACTATCAAGTTACCTCCTTTGGCGGGGATTATTTTGAGACAACATAAAGATAAAAAGTATAAATTACACAGAATTAAACACAAAAGATAA
- a CDS encoding glycogen synthase, with the protein MVIYHLSTECYPVAKVGGLADVVGALPKYQNKIKGIEAKVVMPWYNKPFVHEHEFDVVFDGFIHQGDNMLQVQVMKEKTNALGFELYMVRIPGLLDRDNPYGYQDESFQFLAFQHGVLHWLCAMEIRPDVLHCHDYHTGLVPFMVEHCSEFSFLKGVKTIGTIHNGEYQGMMSWNMANYMPSFDAYKWGLMDWNGLMNPLASMIKCSDAFTTVSEGYLEELFISFRGLESLVRQEFGKAYGIINGIDTEVWNPETDPMLDFNFNIKNAVAQKKKNKEKLCKEYGLKPELPLFAFIGRFATEKGADFLPDVVWKSIKQSYGALNIMILGSGNSYIENKLKEYDYTYTNFALDLGYKEHLSHKIYASADFLLMPSRVEPCGLNQMYSMRYGTVPIVRYTGGLRDTVEDISTGGAGLNFTYPSVDDIVHAMNRALGIYHQKGIMEELIHANMNFDFAWEKSAEKYIALYNS; encoded by the coding sequence ATGGTTATTTATCATTTAAGCACAGAATGTTATCCTGTAGCCAAAGTAGGAGGGCTGGCAGACGTTGTTGGCGCACTTCCGAAATATCAGAATAAAATAAAAGGAATAGAGGCTAAGGTAGTAATGCCATGGTATAATAAACCCTTTGTTCATGAGCATGAATTTGATGTGGTGTTTGATGGATTCATTCATCAGGGAGATAATATGCTGCAGGTTCAGGTCATGAAGGAAAAAACAAATGCGCTGGGTTTTGAACTTTATATGGTGAGAATTCCCGGGCTGTTGGATAGAGATAATCCTTATGGTTATCAGGATGAAAGTTTTCAGTTTCTGGCTTTCCAGCATGGAGTTCTGCATTGGTTATGTGCTATGGAAATCAGACCTGATGTCCTGCACTGCCATGATTATCATACCGGCTTGGTTCCTTTTATGGTAGAGCACTGTTCTGAATTTAGCTTTTTAAAGGGGGTAAAAACCATAGGAACGATTCATAATGGAGAATATCAGGGAATGATGAGCTGGAATATGGCGAATTATATGCCTTCTTTTGATGCCTATAAATGGGGATTAATGGATTGGAACGGACTGATGAACCCATTGGCTAGTATGATCAAATGTTCGGATGCCTTTACTACGGTTTCTGAAGGTTATCTGGAAGAGCTTTTCATCAGCTTCCGAGGATTGGAAAGCCTGGTTCGTCAGGAATTCGGAAAAGCCTATGGAATCATTAACGGAATTGATACTGAAGTCTGGAATCCGGAGACTGATCCGATGCTGGATTTTAATTTTAACATCAAAAATGCAGTAGCGCAAAAGAAAAAGAATAAAGAGAAGCTTTGTAAAGAATATGGTTTAAAACCTGAGCTTCCTTTATTTGCATTCATCGGAAGATTTGCAACTGAAAAAGGAGCAGATTTTTTACCGGATGTTGTATGGAAAAGCATCAAACAAAGTTATGGTGCTTTAAATATCATGATCCTGGGTTCAGGAAACAGCTATATTGAAAATAAGCTTAAAGAATATGATTATACTTATACCAATTTTGCGCTGGATTTAGGCTATAAAGAACATCTTTCTCATAAGATCTATGCCTCAGCAGATTTCCTGTTGATGCCATCAAGAGTAGAACCGTGTGGTTTAAATCAAATGTATTCCATGAGATACGGAACGGTGCCTATAGTAAGATATACAGGTGGATTGAGAGATACTGTAGAAGATATTTCAACAGGCGGAGCAGGCTTAAACTTTACCTATCCAAGCGTGGATGATATTGTACATGCGATGAACAGAGCGCTTGGAATCTATCATCAGAAAGGTATCATGGAAGAACTTATTCATGCCAATATGAATTTTGATTTTGCATGGGAGAAATCTGCAGAAAAATATATAGCTTTATATAATAGCTGA
- a CDS encoding glucose-1-phosphate adenylyltransferase — translation MNPNVISIVLGGGRGTRLFPLTYTRSKPAVPIAGKYRLVDIPISNCLNSGLNKILVLTQFNSASLNSHIKNSYHFDIFSKGFVDILAAEQNVENDSWYQGTADAVRQSMKHLEKYDYDYILILSGDQLYQMDFREMLDFHIENGGDLTIATIPVNAKDATGFGILKSDDDGNITSFYEKPDYEMLEGLKSEVSEENKHKGKEFLASMGIYIFTKTILKKMFDEGAGDDFGKDIIPNSIGKYNTLSYQYEGYWTDIGTIESFYEANLDLCLDLPQFNLFSSSPIYTRARMLPPSKINGSYVSKAVFGDGCIIMADKIENSVIGNRTRIDKGSTIVNSYVMGADFYQNTTEIVLNDRAGRPNMGIGKYCYIEKAILDKNCYIGDNVKIIGGKHLPDGDYGTYSVQDGIVVVKKGAVLAPGTHIG, via the coding sequence ATGAACCCAAATGTAATCTCTATTGTATTGGGCGGAGGCAGAGGAACAAGATTATTCCCGTTAACGTATACCAGATCAAAACCGGCAGTTCCTATCGCTGGGAAATACAGACTGGTGGATATTCCTATTTCAAACTGTCTGAACTCAGGATTAAATAAAATTCTGGTACTGACCCAATTTAATTCAGCGTCCCTGAACTCGCATATTAAGAATTCTTATCATTTTGATATCTTCAGCAAGGGCTTTGTAGATATTCTGGCTGCAGAACAGAATGTGGAAAATGATAGTTGGTATCAGGGAACTGCAGATGCCGTACGCCAGTCGATGAAACATCTTGAAAAATATGATTATGACTACATCTTAATCCTTTCAGGAGATCAATTGTATCAGATGGATTTCAGAGAAATGCTCGATTTTCACATTGAAAATGGTGGTGACCTGACCATTGCCACTATTCCTGTTAATGCTAAAGATGCCACTGGTTTTGGAATATTAAAATCTGATGATGACGGAAATATTACCTCTTTCTATGAAAAACCGGATTATGAAATGCTGGAAGGTCTGAAATCTGAGGTTTCGGAAGAGAATAAACATAAAGGAAAAGAGTTTCTGGCCTCTATGGGGATCTATATCTTTACAAAAACAATCTTAAAAAAGATGTTTGATGAAGGGGCTGGTGACGACTTTGGAAAAGATATTATTCCCAATTCTATTGGTAAATATAATACATTAAGTTATCAATATGAAGGCTATTGGACAGATATCGGAACTATAGAATCGTTCTATGAAGCCAACCTGGATCTTTGTTTGGATCTTCCACAATTCAACCTGTTTTCCTCTTCTCCAATTTATACAAGAGCAAGAATGCTTCCACCATCAAAAATCAATGGTTCTTATGTAAGTAAGGCTGTTTTCGGAGATGGATGCATCATTATGGCGGATAAAATTGAAAACTCCGTGATTGGAAACAGAACACGAATAGATAAAGGCAGTACCATCGTCAATTCTTATGTTATGGGAGCCGATTTTTATCAAAATACTACAGAAATTGTTCTGAATGACAGAGCAGGACGTCCGAATATGGGGATCGGAAAATACTGTTATATTGAAAAAGCTATTCTTGACAAAAACTGTTATATAGGAGATAATGTAAAGATTATTGGTGGGAAACACCTTCCGGACGGAGACTATGGAACCTATTCGGTACAGGATGGAATTGTAGTGGTGAAGAAAGGAGCTGTTCTCGCTCCGGGGACCCACATTGGATAG
- a CDS encoding outer membrane beta-barrel protein, which translates to MIIVAIAAFGMMSAQKNTLLLGGNIGYSSDNTSVSGKKSEVESFSFTPTVGYQFNDHWTIGINSTITSGKKPDEIGELKENSFAIGPFVRYAVPLSQTFAVYGDLGAGYQNMKDTYTVATTSSDRKMNGFYANFTPALFINFKNSFGLNFNIGGIRYGYLKESGADVTNNRFNFSFGKEIGVGISKNFGLK; encoded by the coding sequence ATGATCATTGTAGCTATTGCTGCTTTCGGAATGATGAGCGCTCAGAAAAATACTTTACTATTAGGAGGCAATATCGGTTATAGTAGTGATAATACCAGTGTTTCCGGCAAAAAAAGCGAAGTGGAGTCCTTTAGTTTTACCCCAACCGTAGGATATCAGTTTAACGATCACTGGACAATAGGAATCAACTCTACTATTACTTCAGGAAAAAAGCCTGATGAAATAGGGGAATTAAAAGAAAATAGTTTTGCTATTGGACCATTTGTACGTTACGCAGTTCCATTAAGTCAAACTTTTGCTGTGTATGGGGATTTAGGAGCAGGATATCAGAATATGAAAGATACCTACACCGTTGCTACTACTTCTAGCGACAGAAAAATGAATGGATTCTATGCCAATTTTACACCAGCATTGTTTATCAACTTTAAGAACAGCTTTGGCTTAAATTTCAATATTGGAGGTATCCGATATGGCTATTTGAAAGAAAGTGGAGCTGATGTTACGAATAACAGATTCAATTTCTCTTTTGGTAAAGAAATAGGTGTTGGAATATCAAAGAATTTTGGACTGAAATAA